The genomic region TTCGCCGGGTGGCATTGGGGTGGGCGGTTGCCACTCGCAATCCGTTGAGGTCTTCGAGCTTTTCCGCCGCCGACGCCTTGGGTACTGCCGCAACCAGGCGACAATGTCCGAATCCGAGCTCGGCCAGAACCGGGAGGTTCTTTCCGTCCTCGGCCAGCAAGTCCTGGCCGGTGATTCCGAGGTCGGCGGTTCCGTCGGCCACCAACTCGGCGATGTCCTCCGTCCTCACGAACAGAAGGTCGAGGTCTACGTTGCGGACGCTTACCGAGAGCGTGCGATCCGACTGTTCGAAGTCGAGGCCGGCATCGGATAGAAGGGACGCGGTCGTCTCGCGTAGTCGACCTTTGTTCGGGATGGCGAGTCTGAGGATGCGGGTCATGATTCTTCCTGTTGACGATTGAGAGCGAGCTGGTAGCCGCCCGTTCCATGATGAAACCACTGACTGACCCTTGTGACGGTGGCGGTGGAAGCCCCGGTTTGTTGGGCGATGTCCCGATAGGACATTCCACTGTCAAGCAGGCGTACGATTTGCCAGCGGCTCGCCATTTCGGTTATCTCCCTGCGTGTGCACAGGTCCCGAAGAAGGCCAGCGACTTCCTCGGCATCGCTCAGCGAAGCGATCGCCTCGCTCAAGGCGATTACCGGTTCGGTTCTCCAGTCATCGGTCGTCATAATCAGTGTTG from Acidimicrobiia bacterium harbors:
- a CDS encoding helix-turn-helix domain-containing protein, producing MTTDDWRTEPVIALSEAIASLSDAEEVAGLLRDLCTRREITEMASRWQIVRLLDSGMSYRDIAQQTGASTATVTRVSQWFHHGTGGYQLALNRQQEES